A genomic region of Ensifer adhaerens contains the following coding sequences:
- a CDS encoding GNAT family N-acetyltransferase, producing the protein MYVRHERQGDENAIRDVTAAAFEGHPHSDQSEPLIIERLREAGALSVSLVAEMNDEIVGHIAFSPVTLTPAETGWFGLGPVSVKPDVQAQGIGRQLVLEGLEWLRAEGAAGCVVVGDPAYYQKFGFRNESALVFAGCAPQYFMALALSGAMAAGTVAYHPAFGVE; encoded by the coding sequence ATCTACGTCCGGCATGAGCGTCAGGGAGACGAGAATGCGATCCGCGACGTCACCGCGGCCGCCTTCGAAGGGCATCCGCACAGCGACCAGAGCGAGCCTTTGATCATCGAGCGACTGCGCGAGGCTGGTGCGCTGAGCGTGTCGCTGGTTGCCGAGATGAACGACGAGATTGTCGGACACATCGCCTTTTCGCCCGTCACCCTCACGCCGGCAGAAACCGGCTGGTTCGGGCTCGGACCGGTCTCGGTGAAACCTGACGTTCAGGCGCAAGGCATCGGTAGGCAGCTGGTCCTTGAGGGGCTCGAATGGCTGCGGGCCGAAGGGGCAGCCGGCTGCGTCGTCGTCGGTGATCCCGCCTATTATCAAAAGTTCGGTTTCCGCAACGAATCGGCTCTTGTATTCGCCGGTTGTGCGCCGCAATATTTCATGGCGCTGGCTCTTTCCGGCGCGATGGCGGCGGGCACCGTCGCTTATCATCCTGCCTTCGGCGTCGAGTGA